One region of Triticum aestivum cultivar Chinese Spring chromosome 6B, IWGSC CS RefSeq v2.1, whole genome shotgun sequence genomic DNA includes:
- the LOC123138245 gene encoding MLO-like protein 1: MAGGEEGKPKPLELTPTWIVASICSAIVIISLVFERLLHRLGKRMMRSSKKPLYEVLLRVKEELMVLGFISLLLAVFQGVMGRLCVRRSVMGHMLPCKPPAPDGVAETAHFVLGGARRLLAAGAASDDHCLKKGKVPVLSVEAIHQLHIFIFILAVTHFVLSASTIILGTVQTRNWHHWESKIHANGDNAPEMIKHVQEFKFIQDHFKGHKKRWRIFGWMCSFFKQFYGSVTEEDYTTMRLGFVMKHCNPTFNFYNYMIRALEVDFKKVVGISWYLWALLMVFLLLNVQGLYVYIWISLVPFIMLLLVGSKMEHIITELAYEVAQKHTAIQGDLVVAPSDDFFWFHRPKLVLLLIHIVLFQNAFEIALFFWLLVTYGFKSCIMGNRAYAIARVVISVISQLVCCYITLPLYAIVSHMGSSFKRVMFDENVTEGLVNWAEKARRRRGIPSRTPADVGNSQVDEASDVAVQITNAHADSLVK, from the exons atggccggcggagaAGAAGGGAAACCCAAGCCGCTCGAGTTGACGCCGACATGGATCGTGGCGTCCATCTGctccgccatcgtcatcatctccctCGTCTTCGAGCGCTTGCTCCACCGCCTAGGCAAG AGGATGATGAGGAGCAGTAAGAAGCCGCTGTATGAGGTCCTCCTCAGGGTGAAGGAGGAGCTCATGGTGCTGGGATTCATATCGCTGCTGCTCGCCGTGTTCCAGGGGGTCATGGGGAGGCTGTGCGTGCGACGGAGCGTCATGGGCCACATGCTGCCCTGCAAGCCACCTGCGCCGGACGGCGTCGCCGAGACCGCGCACTTCGTTCTGGGCGGGGCCAGGCGGCTTCTGGCCGCTGGAGCCGCCTCCGATGATCACTGCCTAAAAAAG GGCAAAGTTCCGGTACTCTCTGTTGAAGCTATTCATCAGTTGCACATATTTATCTTCATCTTGGCGGTCACTCATTTTGTTCTCAGCGCGTCTACCATTATTCTAGGAACTGTGCAG ACGAGAAATTGGCATCACTGGGAGAGCAAGATTCATGCAAATGGTGATAATG CTCCTGAAATGATCAAGCATGTTCAAGAGTTCAAGTTTATTCAAGACCATTTTAAAGGTCACAAAAAACGGTGGAGGATATTTGGTTGGATG TGTTCATTCTTCAAACAATTCTATGGATCGGTCACTGAGGAAGACTACACAACAATGCGACTTGGTTTCGTCATG AAACATTGTAACCCAACATTCAATTTTTACAATTACATGATCAGAGCGTTGGAGGTTGATTTCAAGAAGGTTGTTGGTATTAG TTGGTACCTCTGGGCATTGCTCATGGTATTCTTGTTGTTGAATGTTCAAG GTTTGTATGTCTACATTTGGATATCGTTAGTTCCATTCATT ATGCTACTTTTGGTTGGAAGCAAGATGGAGCACATCATTACAGAATTGGCTTACGAGGTTGCACAAAAGCATACGGCGATTCAAGGAGATTTAGTAGTGGCTCCTTCAGATGATTTCTTTTGGTTCCATCGGCCAAAGTTGGTCCTTTTGTTGATCCACATTGTCCTATTCCAAAACGCATTTGAGATTGCACTATTCTTTTGGCTCTTG GTGACATATGGATTTAAATCATGCATCATGGGAAATCGAGCATATGCTATAGCTCGAGTTGTCATAAG TGTCATTAGCCAACTCGTTTGTTGTTACATCACCCTACCGCTTTATGCCATCGTCTCTCAT ATGGGGAGTTCTTTCAAAAGAGTTATGTTTGACGAAAACGTGACTGAAGGCCTTGTCAACTGGGCTGAAAAGGCTAGGAGACGCAGAGGAATCCCAAGTAGAACACCTGCAGACGTAGGCAACTCGCAAGTTGATGAGGCAAGTGATGTTGCAGTTCAAATAACAAATGCACATGCAGACTCATTGGTGAAGTAA
- the LOC123138246 gene encoding uncharacterized protein At5g39570 yields the protein MASIFWGGAQADEVADFDEHDPTPYGGGYDITLTFGRALPPSDEICYPISTASTSSSSYESHGAAEQHRRRPQDQDSHGSAGYGRRPEESHGSAAGYGHGRKAHDDDDDDGGAYRKPKPSHGDDDRPSYGRKKNDDDDDDERRSRYKKRDDDDDDERKPRYKKHDDDDDDHERRPRYKKRDDDDDDDDDRKPRYKKRYDDDDDDDRKPRYKKHDDDDDDDDDRKQRRGNNRRRHDDDD from the exons ATGGCGAGCATCTTCTGGGGCGGCGCCCAGGCCGACGAGGTGGCCGACTTCGACGAGCACGACCCCACCCCCTACGGCGGCGGCTATGACATCACCCTCACCTTCGGCCGCGCCCTCCCGCCCTCCGACGAGATTTGCTACCCCATCTCCACCGCCTCCACCTCGTCGTCATCGTATGAGAGCCACGGCGCGGCCGAGCAGCACCGCAGGAGGCCGCAGGACCAGGACAGCCACGGCTCCGCGGGGTACGGGAGGAGGCCGGAGGAGTCACACGGCTCCGCTGCTGGTTACGGGCACGGGAGGAAGGctcacgacgacgacgacgacgacggtggtgcGTACCGGAAGCCGAAGCCGTCCCACGGCGACGACGACCGGCCCAGCTACGGCCGCAAGAAGAAC gacgacgacgacgacgacgagaggCGGTCGCGGTACAAAaagcgcgacgacgacgacgatgatgagagGAAGCCGCGGTACAAGAagcacgacgacgacgatgatgaccaCGAGAGGAGGCCGCGGTACAAGAAacgtgacgacgacgacgatgatgacgatgacagAAAGCCACGTTACAAGAAGCgctacgacgacgacgacgatgatgataggAAGCCACGTTACAAGAagcacgatgatgatgatgacgacgacgatgataggAAGCAGCGTCGCGGGAACAACCGCCGCCGCCACGATGACGATGACTGA
- the LOC123138244 gene encoding probable serine/threonine-protein kinase SIS8, protein MKNFFRKLHIGEGSGDGASPPAPPLPRKGSGGGGGGGGGGGGGAVHHHLPEQRQQQPPSVVSTWLDSVPTRPPPPTPPPPAEAEGSASASLGGEDRRPSGPVGERRRAQEEGMERRLSQEGERRRSREEDAVEERVIRESSEAEERKREREKEEDDLEEFQLQLVLEMSARDNPEEMEIEVAKQMSLGFRRPASSLAEVLAARYWNFNALGYDDKITDGFYDLYVIGNGPASINMPSLSELRAQPVSHNSVNWETVLVHRGEDPELMKLEQKASIIAIELRSRNSEFVGNVLIQKLANLVSNHMGGLIFDPENTSRKYQNMIRSLRARIGSVVVPLGQLKTGLARHRALLFKVLADSLHIPCRLLKGRQYTGSDDGALNIVKYDDGREFIVDLVTDPGTVIPSEGAVLSTEFEDSSYSDNHQLSKADMTNQLGSSHSGVSNSACDSFEYELLDRRSTSSNVGPSDTDGAATSQTSNQQNTISSFENLSVSTFPSENKPVINESRGTEEAVAPKNKEKPVGANNSLSSSPSSPEVGSTTGFRRMKVKDISEYMIHAARENPQLARKIHEVLLENGVVAPPDLFSEDSMEEPKDLIVCDATLFQSKDEMKRRMNEVGSREYADRGHGPSPSHRPGHELQSKIVPHRALLDSLKPIEGLGIYHHPDIRDNTSPYFSHYEPSAPPQETSSQLSKQLPVTAAAVATAAVVASSMVVAAAKSNSDMKFDVPVAAAATVTAAAVVATTAAVSKQYEHSEPGNQLLSLPSTSERNESVEKAADDFWDKQHTEIGHGQDNALDQERDSAEVPREAERTSDKSSGTESAKSEVTLDDVAEFEMQLEEIAIGERIGLGSFGEVYRGEWHGTEVAVKKFLQQDISSDALDEFKAEVRIMKRLRHPNVVLFMGAITRVPNLSIVTEFLPRGSLFRLIHRPNNLLDEKRRLRMALDVARGMNYLHNCTPVIVHRDLKSPNLLVDKNWVVKVCDFGLSRMKNNTFLSSRSTAGTAEWMAPEVLRNEPSDEKCDVFSYGVILWELCTLQQPWEGMNAMQVVGAVGFQSRRLDIPDNVDPAVAEIITRCWQTDPRARPSFAEIMAALKPLLKPLPANQAPRQRVQQTDG, encoded by the exons atGAAGAACTTCTTCAGGAAGCTCCACATCGGGGAGGGGTCCGGGGACGGCGCgtcgccgcccgccccgccgctcCCCCgcaagggcagcggcggcggcggaggaggaggcggaggcggaggcggaggcgcggtCCACCATCACCTCCccgagcagcggcagcagcagccgcCCTCGGTGGTGTCCACCTGGCTCGACTCCGTCCCGACGCGGCCCCCGCCCCCGACGCCCCCGCCCCCCGCGGAGGCGGAGGGGTCGGCGTCCGCGTCGCTGGGTGGGGAGGATAGGCGGCCATCGGGGCCGGTGGGCGAGAGGAGGCGCGCGCAGGAGGAGGGAATGGAGCGCAGGCTCTCGCAGGAGGGCGAGCGGCGGCGATCGCGGGAGGAGGACGCGGTGGAGGAGCGGGTCATAAGGGAGTCGTCCGAGGCCGAGGAGAGGAagcgggagagggagaaggaggaggacgaccTCGAGGAGTTCCAGCTGCAGCTCGTGCTGGAGATGAGCGCCCGGGACAACCCCGAGGAAATGGAGATCGAGGTCGCCAAGCAGATGAGCCTGGGCTTCCGCCGCCCCGCGAGCTCCCTCGCTGAGGTCCTCGCGGCCCGATACTGG AATTTCAACGCCCTTGGCTATGATGACAAGATAACAGATGGTTTTTATGATCTCTACGTCATTGGGAATGGGCCGGCATCAATAAACATGCCCTCTCTGAGTGAACTGCGAGCACAGCCAGTTTCACATAATAGTGTCAACTGGGAAACTGTATTGGTTCACAGAGGTGAAGATCCTGAGCTTATGAAACTTGAGCAGAAGGCCTCAATCATTGCTATTGAACTTCGATCGAGAAATTCAGAATTTGTTGGCAATGTTTTGATTCAAAAACTTGCTAATTTAGTTTCTAACCACATGGGCGGACTAATATTTGATCCTGAGAACACGTCGAGAAAATACCAGAATATGATCAGATCCCTGAGAGCACGTATTGGAAGTGTAGTTGTGCCTCTTGGCCAATTAAAAACTGGTCTAGCTCGTCATCGCGCGCTGCTATTTAAG gttttggCTGATAGCCTTCATATCCCTTGTCGACTCCTGAAAGGAAGGCAGTATACTGGATCGGATGATGGAGCTTTGAACATTGTGAAATATGACGATGGAAG GGAGTTCATCGTTGATCTCGTGACAGATCCTGGCACAGTTATTCCTTCAGAGGGTGCTGTTTTGTCTACAGAATTTGAAGACAGTTCCTACTCAGATAATCATCAGTTAAGCAAAGCTGATATGACCAATCAGTTGGGATCTTCTCACAGTGGAGTCTCAAATTCTGCATGCGATTCCTTTGAGTATGAGCTACTTGACAGAAGATCGACATCAAGCAACGTTGGTCCTTCTGATACAGATGGAGCTGCGACTAGTCAAACAAGCAATCAACAAAATACGATAAGTTCTTTTGAAAATTTATCGGTTAGCACATTCCCAAGTGAAAATAAACCTGTTATCAATGAAAGTAGAGGCACAGAAGAAGCGGTGGCACCAAAGAACAAAGAAAAACCAGTTGGTGCAAATAATTCTCTATCAAGTTCACCTTCTTCCCCAGAAGTGGGCAGCACTACGGGTTTCCGGAGGATGAAAGTAAAGGATATCTCAGAGTACATGATTCATGCTGCCAGGGAAAATCCACAGTTAGCGCGGAAAATCCATGAGGTCTTACTTGAAAATGGAGTAGTGGCACCGCCTGACTTGTTTTCAGAAGATTCAATGGAGGAGCCAAAGGATCTAATTGTGTGTGATGCCACCCTATTTCAAAGCAAGGATGAAATGAAAAGGAGAATGAATGAGGTTGGATCAAGGGAATATGCTGATCGTGGTCATGGCCCATCACCGTCTCATCGTCCTGGGCATGAACTCCAATCAAAAATTGTACCTCACCGGGCACTTCTGGACTCACTTAAACCTATCGAGGGTTTGGGTATATACCATCATCCGGATATCCGTGATAACACATCTCCCTATTTTTCTCATTATGAACCTTCGGCACCTCCCCAGGAAACTTCGTCACAGCTCTCAAAGCAATTGCCTGTCACGGCCGCTGCTGTTGCAACTGCTGCAGTGGTGGCGTCTTCGATGGTTGTGGCAGCCGCAAAATCTAACAGTGATATGAAATTTGATGTGCCCGTTGCAGCTGCAGCCACCGTTACCGCAGCTGCAGTTGTTGCAACAACTGCTGCTGTTAGCAAGCAATATGAACACTCGGAGCCTGGTAATCAGCTACTTAGTTTACCAAGCACATCTGAACGAAATGAATCAGTTGAGAAAGCTGCAGATGACTTTTGGGATAAACAGCACACTGAAATTGGTCATGGCCAAGATAATGCTCTAGATCAAGAAAGGGATTCTGCCGAAGTTCCCCGGGAAGCTGAAAGAACCTCAGATAAATCAAGCGGGACAGAAAGTGCAAAATCTGAAGTTACTCTAGACGATGTTGCAGAGTTTGAGATGCAGTTGGAAGAAATTGCAATCGGGGAACGGATTGGCCTTG GATCATTTGGAGAAGTTTATAGAGGTGAATGGCATGGAACA GAAGTTGCAGTCAAGAAGTTTTTGCAACAAGATATTTCAAGCGATGCTCTGGATGAATTTAAAGCTGAG GTGCGAATAATGAAGCGGTTACGTCATCCTAATGTTGTTCTTTTCATGGGTGCTATCACTCGGGTGCCTAATCTTTCCATTGTCACCGAATTTCTTCCAAG AGGTAGCTTGTTCCGGTTGATTCATCGACCTAACAACCTGTTGGATGAAAAGAGGCGGTTAAGAATGGCACTTGATGTG GCACGAGGTATGAATTATCTGCATAATTGCACACCAGTTATAGTCCATAGAGACCTGAAATCTCCAAATCTACTGGTTGACAAGAACTGGGTTGTGAAG GTTTGTGATTTTGGCCTATCAAGAATGAAGAACAATACCTTCCTatcatcaagatcaacagctggaaCA GCGGAGTGGATGGCACCTGAAGTTCTACGTAATGAACCATCAGATGAGAA ATGCGATGTCTTTAGTTACGGTGTCATACTGTGGGAACTTTGTACGCTACAGCAACCTTGGGAAGGTATGAACGCAATGCAAGTCGTTGGAGCAGTTGGGTTTCAGAGTCGCCGCCTTGATATTCCAGACAACGTCGACCCCGCCGTAGCAGAGATCATAACAAGATGCTGGCAGAC GGACCCAAGGGCGCGGCCTTCATTTGCAGAGATCATGGCTGCATTAAAACCATTACTGAAACCCTTGCCCGCGAACCAAGCGCCAAGGCAGAGAGTACAGCAAACAGACGGGTAA